In one Streptomyces sp. T12 genomic region, the following are encoded:
- a CDS encoding pyridoxamine 5'-phosphate oxidase family protein — MACDNALPIAPGPRRGIDLDGAEALRLLGSVSFGRIVFTQHALPTIRPVNHVLDGGDIVIRTHEGAALTSRARQAGAPGVVVAYEADAIDPGTHLGWSVVVTGYAQLVTDARDLARYQDLLHPWVGRAMDYAVRIRPDLVTGVRLAPVED, encoded by the coding sequence ATGGCCTGCGACAACGCCCTGCCGATCGCCCCGGGACCACGTCGGGGCATTGACCTCGACGGCGCCGAAGCGCTGCGGCTTCTGGGCAGCGTGTCCTTCGGGCGGATCGTCTTCACCCAGCACGCTCTGCCGACGATCCGCCCTGTCAACCATGTCCTGGACGGGGGTGACATCGTCATCCGCACCCACGAGGGAGCGGCCCTCACGTCACGGGCCCGGCAGGCGGGAGCGCCGGGGGTCGTAGTGGCGTACGAGGCAGACGCCATCGACCCGGGCACGCACCTCGGTTGGAGCGTGGTCGTCACCGGATACGCCCAGCTCGTGACCGACGCCCGCGATCTGGCCCGCTACCAGGACCTGCTGCATCCCTGGGTGGGACGGGCCATGGACTACGCGGTCCGCATCCGCCCCGACCTTGTCACCGGAGTCCGGCTCGCCCCCGTCGAGGACTGA